In Streptomyces sp. SN-593, a single genomic region encodes these proteins:
- a CDS encoding biotin transporter BioY, which produces MSTAASTAPGAVLADLLPASSAHRARLRDAALVAGGAVLTGLAAQISVPVPGSPVPVTGQTFAALLVGTALGARRGFAALALYAAAGVAGLPWFAEGSSGWSMPTFGYILGMMLASAVVGALARRGGDRTVLRTAGVMVLGSAVVYAVGVPYLAHAAHLSMADAVRLGLRPYLLGDALKAALAMGFLPTAWRLLDRG; this is translated from the coding sequence ATGAGCACTGCCGCCTCCACGGCCCCCGGCGCCGTCCTCGCCGATCTGCTGCCCGCCTCCTCGGCCCACCGGGCCCGGTTGCGGGACGCCGCGCTCGTGGCCGGCGGAGCCGTGCTCACCGGACTGGCCGCGCAGATCTCCGTGCCCGTACCGGGTTCGCCGGTGCCGGTCACCGGGCAGACCTTCGCCGCGCTGCTGGTCGGCACCGCGCTCGGCGCCCGCCGCGGCTTCGCCGCCCTCGCGCTGTACGCCGCCGCGGGTGTGGCCGGGCTGCCGTGGTTCGCCGAGGGCAGCTCCGGCTGGTCCATGCCGACCTTCGGCTACATCCTCGGGATGATGCTCGCCTCCGCGGTCGTGGGCGCCCTCGCCCGGCGCGGCGGCGACCGCACCGTGCTGCGGACCGCCGGGGTCATGGTGCTCGGCTCGGCCGTCGTCTACGCGGTCGGCGTGCCCTACCTCGCGCACGCGGCGCACCTGTCCATGGCCGACGCCGTCCGCCTCGGCCTGCGGCCCTACCTCCTCGGCGACGCCCTCAAGGCCGCACTGGCCATGGGCTTCCTGCCCACCGCCTGGCGCCTCCTCGACCGCGGGTAG
- a CDS encoding DsbA family protein: protein MTATAAEKTPADFWFDPLCPWAWMTSRWMLEVEKVRPVEVRWHVMSLAVLNEDKLDTLPEQYATFLRDAWGPVRVVTAARELHGDEVVGPLYTALGTRFHNRAEPKTRETVVAALEEVGLPASLADFADSEEYDTQLRASHKEGIDKVGQEVGTPVIAVPGADGEQIAFFGPVVTPAPKGEQAAQLWDGTLLVAAIPGFYEIKRTRTQGPIFD from the coding sequence GTGACCGCGACCGCCGCCGAGAAGACCCCCGCCGACTTCTGGTTCGACCCGCTGTGCCCGTGGGCCTGGATGACCTCCCGCTGGATGCTGGAGGTGGAGAAGGTCCGCCCGGTCGAGGTGCGCTGGCACGTGATGAGCCTCGCGGTGCTCAACGAGGACAAGCTCGACACCCTCCCCGAGCAGTACGCCACCTTCCTGCGCGACGCGTGGGGCCCGGTCCGGGTCGTCACCGCCGCCCGGGAACTGCACGGCGACGAGGTCGTCGGCCCGCTCTACACCGCGCTCGGCACCCGCTTCCACAACCGGGCCGAGCCCAAGACCCGCGAGACCGTCGTGGCGGCCCTGGAGGAGGTCGGACTGCCCGCCTCCCTCGCCGACTTCGCGGACTCCGAGGAGTACGACACGCAGCTCCGCGCCTCCCACAAGGAGGGCATCGACAAGGTCGGCCAGGAGGTCGGCACCCCGGTGATCGCCGTCCCCGGCGCCGACGGCGAGCAGATCGCCTTCTTCGGCCCGGTCGTCACCCCCGCCCCCAAGGGCGAGCAGGCCGCCCAGCTATGGGACGGCACCCTGCTGGTCGCCGCGATCCCGGGCTTCTACGAGATCAAGCGCACCCGCACCCAGGGCCCGATCTTCGACTAG
- the pepN gene encoding aminopeptidase N — translation MPGENLSREEARERAAILSVERYDVALDVRSAVGPAAGSGPRTFRSTTVIDFRCSRPGASTFADLIAPSVASVRLNGRDLDPATVFDGTRIALDGLAERNTLVVDARCAYSRTGEGMHRFEDPEDGEVYLYTQYEPADSRRVFANFEQPDLKAPFSFRVTAPEGWTVLSNGAADGDPVPAEGGGATTVFAPTQPISTYITAVVAGPYHVEHDHYARTHPDGAVLDIPLSALCRRSLARHFDADAIFDVTRRGLDFFHESFDYPYPFGKYDQAFVPEYNLGAMENPGLVTFREEYVFRGKVTRPSYEGRANVILHEMAHMWFGDLVTMRWWDDLWLKESFADFMGAFALVEATEFTEGWITFANRRKAWAYRADQLPSTHPVVADIPDLEAAKLNFDGITYSKGASVLKQLVAYVGRDAFLEAARRYFKRHAYGNTTLADLLSVLAETSGRDMAAWSAAWLETAGVNSLTPQVVCDAEGRITELSVAQTADGARPRLRPHRIAVGLYRRTPEGALERYARAEADVAGPSTAVTELTGQPRPDLVLVNDDDLTYAKTRFDEVSLATLRERLGELTDPLARALAWSAVWNMTRDALMPARDYLELVLRFAGQESDIGVLQSLHLQARSALEHYVAPDARQEAGASLAEGALRELRQAEPGSGHQLAWARFFSAVAATAADLQLLQGLLDGSAKIDGLDVDQELRWTFLEALVSEGAAGADAVAAERGRDDTASGHRHEVRCLAARPDPEVKAAAWAALVDSDTLSNALVEATLAGFVQPGQRELGAPYVAPYFAAIERVWAERSIEIAMDVVRGLYPSFQEGALVLAETDKWLSERAEAAPALRRLVLEGRDDLARALRAQQCDAPSR, via the coding sequence GTGCCCGGCGAGAACCTGAGCCGTGAGGAGGCCCGCGAGCGGGCCGCGATCCTGTCCGTGGAGCGGTACGACGTCGCGCTGGACGTGCGCTCCGCGGTCGGCCCGGCCGCCGGGAGCGGACCGCGCACCTTCCGGTCCACCACGGTGATCGACTTCCGCTGCTCGCGGCCGGGCGCGTCCACCTTCGCCGACCTGATCGCGCCGTCGGTGGCGTCGGTGCGCCTCAACGGCCGCGACCTCGACCCGGCCACGGTCTTCGACGGCACCCGGATCGCGCTGGACGGCCTGGCCGAGCGCAACACCCTGGTGGTGGACGCCCGGTGCGCCTACAGCCGGACCGGCGAGGGCATGCACCGCTTCGAGGACCCCGAGGACGGCGAGGTCTACCTCTACACGCAGTACGAACCGGCCGACTCCCGCCGGGTGTTCGCGAACTTCGAGCAGCCGGACCTGAAGGCGCCCTTCTCCTTCCGGGTCACCGCGCCCGAGGGATGGACGGTGCTGAGCAACGGCGCGGCCGACGGCGACCCCGTGCCGGCCGAGGGCGGCGGCGCCACCACCGTGTTCGCGCCGACCCAGCCGATCTCCACGTACATCACCGCGGTGGTCGCCGGGCCGTACCACGTGGAGCACGACCACTACGCGCGCACGCACCCGGACGGCGCGGTGCTGGACATCCCGCTGTCCGCGCTGTGCCGCCGCTCGCTGGCCCGGCACTTCGACGCCGACGCGATCTTCGACGTGACCAGGCGCGGGCTGGACTTCTTCCACGAGAGCTTCGACTACCCGTACCCGTTCGGGAAGTACGACCAGGCGTTCGTGCCGGAGTACAACCTCGGCGCGATGGAGAACCCGGGCCTGGTGACGTTCCGCGAGGAGTACGTCTTCCGCGGCAAGGTGACGCGGCCGTCGTACGAGGGCCGGGCCAACGTCATCCTGCACGAGATGGCGCACATGTGGTTCGGCGACCTGGTGACCATGCGCTGGTGGGACGACCTGTGGCTGAAGGAGTCGTTCGCCGACTTCATGGGCGCGTTCGCGCTGGTCGAGGCGACGGAGTTCACCGAGGGGTGGATCACCTTCGCCAACCGCCGCAAGGCGTGGGCCTACCGGGCCGACCAGCTCCCCTCCACGCACCCGGTGGTGGCCGACATCCCGGACCTGGAGGCGGCGAAGCTCAACTTCGACGGGATCACCTACTCCAAGGGCGCCTCGGTACTCAAGCAGCTCGTCGCGTACGTCGGGCGGGACGCGTTCCTGGAGGCGGCGCGGCGCTACTTCAAGCGGCACGCGTACGGCAACACCACGCTGGCGGACCTGCTGTCGGTGCTGGCGGAGACGTCGGGGCGGGACATGGCCGCCTGGTCGGCCGCGTGGCTGGAGACCGCGGGCGTCAACTCGCTGACCCCGCAGGTGGTCTGCGACGCGGAGGGCCGGATCACCGAGCTGTCGGTGGCGCAGACCGCGGACGGCGCGCGGCCCCGGCTGCGGCCGCACCGGATCGCGGTCGGCCTCTACCGGCGCACGCCCGAGGGCGCGTTGGAGCGCTACGCCCGCGCCGAGGCCGACGTGGCCGGGCCGTCCACGGCGGTGACCGAGCTGACCGGGCAGCCGCGGCCGGACCTGGTGCTGGTCAACGACGACGACCTGACGTACGCGAAGACCCGTTTCGACGAGGTCTCGCTCGCCACGCTCCGCGAGCGGCTCGGCGAACTCACCGACCCGCTGGCACGGGCACTGGCGTGGTCGGCGGTGTGGAACATGACCAGGGACGCGCTGATGCCCGCGCGGGACTACCTGGAGCTGGTGCTGCGCTTCGCCGGGCAGGAGAGCGACATCGGGGTGCTCCAGTCGCTGCACCTCCAGGCGCGCAGCGCGCTGGAGCACTACGTGGCGCCGGACGCGCGGCAGGAGGCGGGCGCGTCCCTCGCGGAGGGGGCGCTGCGCGAGCTGCGGCAGGCCGAGCCGGGCAGCGGGCACCAACTGGCGTGGGCCCGGTTCTTCTCGGCGGTGGCCGCCACCGCGGCCGATCTGCAACTGCTCCAGGGGCTGTTGGACGGCTCGGCGAAGATCGACGGGCTCGACGTGGACCAGGAGCTGCGCTGGACGTTCCTCGAAGCGCTCGTCTCCGAGGGGGCGGCCGGGGCCGACGCGGTCGCGGCGGAGCGCGGGCGCGACGACACGGCGTCCGGCCACCGGCACGAGGTGCGGTGCCTCGCGGCGCGGCCCGACCCGGAGGTGAAGGCGGCCGCCTGGGCCGCGCTGGTGGACTCCGACACGCTGTCCAACGCGCTGGTCGAGGCGACCCTCGCGGGCTTCGTCCAGCCGGGGCAGCGGGAGTTGGGCGCTCCGTACGTCGCGCCCTACTTCGCGGCGATCGAACGGGTCTGGGCCGAGCGGTCGATCGAGATCGCGATGGACGTCGTGCGCGGGCTCTACCCGTCCTTCCAGGAGGGGGCGCTCGTCCTGGCGGAGACCGACAAGTGGCTCTCCGAGCGGGCCGAAGCCGCCCCCGCGCTGCGCCGGTTGGTGCTCGAAGGCCGCGACGACCTGGCCCGCGCGCTCCGCGCCCAACAGTGCGACGCTCCCTCCCGCTGA
- a CDS encoding TIGR03767 family metallophosphoesterase, giving the protein MPAPETARTPSASPSHVDRRALLIASGTGLAAAGGAAAWLFGPGSDRASARATTAPAASAATTTPPPTTPPAPVEPTPVGTTLHSVATPTGKGAYRRLTDGPGWKRVVRADLAPAHPGRTDRRTVLAAFVQLTDLHVMDVQSPLRMEWMREHGPHDWRPHEALSVLSTLSIIDRVNSLRGGPVTGHPLAFAITTGDNTDNNSTIELDWFLTAMSGGRIDPNTGDPQAFEGIQNSGLPLFWQPENARTDADKKLGFPHLPGYLSAAMRPLTAPGLKIPWYSTVGNHDALFSGAYRSGPHGSFAAQTAVGDRKLEQVPHADMMRVYEAVSAQRDPDGALVREVLQRYARTARTVTPDARRVPFTPQEYLAAHLDPSRTGAGPVGHGYAAEGVDADHLYYTFPVADGVLGVSLDTTDRGGAFLGSIGSEQLDWLDRTLAEHEDEHVLVFSHHASHSMTNLRTDPARPAEKRHGGAELTALLKKHPNVLAWVNGHSHHNRIDPRDTFWEVNTASHVDYPQLARIIEIVDNHDGTLSLITTLIESAAPHRTDFHDLSTTGLASLYRELAFNAPGADVASAGGAAHDRNAELLVRKR; this is encoded by the coding sequence ATGCCCGCACCCGAGACCGCCCGTACCCCTTCCGCTTCCCCTTCCCACGTCGACCGCCGCGCCCTGCTGATCGCCTCCGGCACCGGCCTCGCGGCGGCGGGCGGCGCCGCCGCCTGGCTGTTCGGCCCCGGCTCCGACCGGGCCAGCGCCCGGGCCACCACGGCGCCGGCCGCCTCCGCTGCGACCACCACCCCGCCGCCGACCACCCCGCCCGCACCCGTGGAGCCGACCCCCGTCGGCACCACCCTGCACTCCGTGGCGACCCCCACCGGCAAGGGCGCGTACCGGCGGCTGACCGACGGCCCCGGCTGGAAGCGGGTGGTGCGCGCCGACCTCGCCCCCGCGCACCCCGGCCGCACCGACCGCCGTACCGTGCTCGCCGCCTTCGTCCAGCTCACCGACCTGCACGTGATGGACGTCCAGTCCCCGCTGCGGATGGAGTGGATGCGCGAGCACGGTCCGCACGACTGGCGCCCGCACGAGGCGCTGTCCGTGCTGAGCACCCTCTCGATCATCGACCGGGTGAACAGCCTGCGCGGCGGCCCGGTCACCGGCCACCCGCTGGCGTTCGCGATCACCACCGGCGACAACACGGACAACAACTCCACCATCGAACTCGACTGGTTCCTCACCGCGATGAGCGGCGGCCGGATCGACCCCAACACCGGTGACCCGCAGGCGTTCGAGGGCATCCAGAACTCGGGGCTGCCGCTGTTCTGGCAGCCGGAGAACGCCCGCACCGACGCCGACAAGAAGCTCGGCTTCCCGCACCTGCCCGGCTACCTGTCCGCGGCTATGCGCCCGCTCACCGCGCCCGGCCTGAAGATCCCGTGGTACTCCACGGTCGGCAACCACGACGCCCTGTTCAGCGGCGCCTACCGGTCCGGCCCGCACGGCTCGTTCGCCGCGCAGACCGCCGTGGGCGACCGCAAACTGGAGCAGGTGCCGCACGCCGACATGATGCGCGTCTACGAGGCGGTGAGCGCGCAGCGGGACCCGGACGGCGCGCTGGTCCGCGAGGTGCTCCAGCGGTACGCCCGCACCGCCCGCACCGTCACCCCGGACGCGCGCCGCGTCCCGTTCACCCCGCAGGAGTACCTGGCCGCCCACCTCGACCCGAGCCGTACAGGCGCCGGTCCCGTCGGCCACGGCTACGCCGCCGAGGGCGTGGACGCCGACCACCTGTACTACACCTTCCCGGTCGCCGACGGCGTGCTCGGCGTCAGCCTGGACACCACCGACCGGGGCGGCGCGTTCCTCGGGTCCATCGGCTCCGAACAACTCGACTGGCTGGACCGCACGTTGGCCGAGCACGAGGACGAACACGTGCTGGTCTTCAGCCACCACGCCAGCCACAGCATGACGAACCTGCGCACCGACCCGGCCCGGCCCGCGGAGAAGCGGCACGGCGGCGCCGAGCTGACCGCGCTGCTGAAGAAGCACCCGAACGTGCTGGCCTGGGTCAACGGGCACAGCCACCACAACCGGATCGACCCGCGCGACACCTTCTGGGAGGTCAACACCGCGTCCCACGTGGACTATCCGCAGCTCGCCCGGATCATCGAGATCGTCGACAACCACGACGGGACGCTGTCGCTGATCACCACGCTGATCGAGTCCGCGGCACCCCACCGCACCGACTTCCACGACCTGTCCACCACCGGACTGGCCTCGCTCTACCGGGAGTTGGCCTTCAACGCGCCCGGCGCCGACGTCGCCTCCGCCGGCGGCGCCGCCCACGACCGCAACGCCGAGCTGCTGGTGCGGAAGAGGTGA
- a CDS encoding ABC transporter permease translates to MTNGLARASVRFRPASFAGTFVALLFAAVVVTACGVLLQTGLTAHVPPVRYARVPVVVAADPQAHLTTGHGDDRDTDSEALPDQPRLATGLAARIAARPGVAAAVPDIAFPLGATRGGAGGAELPRLTGRNWSAHLIPPASDPGSASGGAANGSTGATAGTSGTTGTSGAVRAPGAGEVVLDAGAARAAHLSVGDTLTLFAPGRTAAYRISGLVPADASTGPTAYLADSAADPLSGHPGRADAIAVFPKPGTGTAALADQARLAVGGRAKVRTGDGRGAAEQPGLAEGKEVMTAIGGSFGGIATATAVFVVMGTVALAVGQRGREIALLRAIGATPRQIRRTVATEALLVAPVAGAAGILPGVGLARWWLRQLVHRGAVPRGVTLDVGWIPMAAAIGAGLLGSLVAGHLAARRPSRARPSRALGEAAVERRRPGVVRTVLGVAAVVGGCVVAGVASHQTGDDAASVALGIVFCLMAGVAFLGPVVAWLAAAVLGMPLRASGSVPGMLAAANTRTAARRLAAAITPIALVTAFCGTLLCMQGSLTHASSRQLRQAVVADQVVGSGGAGLPASAAGRAAALPGVDTAVGVLRSGALVREGGGLDSASLVGVSGDPAALPKVLQLGVEEGSLADLTGGGRTVAVDTLLAGTAHVKVGGRLSLRLGDGTAVRPTVVAIYARGLGVGQLLMPRSAVAPYAATANDAQVLVRDAPGADPAAVRRELAGLGVPGSTVTDRAGYRAQADRDLELNAWSNQVMAAVLGGFAAVAAANTLVMTVLDRRREVALLRLAGTTRRQVLGMMRWEALVVAVAGLAVGAVIAWVTLVPIARGLTGASPYVPPLTGAGIAGGAVALALAATLLPARLLVRRPAAP, encoded by the coding sequence GTGACGAACGGCCTGGCCCGTGCCTCCGTCCGCTTCCGGCCCGCCTCCTTCGCCGGCACGTTCGTCGCGCTGCTCTTCGCGGCCGTGGTGGTCACCGCCTGCGGCGTCCTGCTCCAGACCGGGCTGACCGCCCATGTGCCGCCGGTCCGCTACGCGCGCGTACCGGTCGTGGTCGCCGCCGACCCGCAGGCCCACCTCACCACCGGCCATGGCGACGACCGCGACACCGACTCCGAGGCCCTGCCCGATCAGCCGCGCCTCGCCACCGGCCTGGCGGCGCGGATCGCCGCCCGCCCGGGCGTGGCCGCGGCCGTCCCCGACATCGCCTTCCCGTTGGGCGCGACGCGCGGGGGCGCGGGCGGCGCCGAACTCCCGCGGCTCACCGGCCGGAACTGGTCCGCACACCTGATCCCGCCGGCGTCGGACCCCGGTTCGGCGTCCGGCGGCGCGGCGAACGGGAGCACGGGCGCCACGGCGGGGACGAGTGGGACGACCGGGACGAGCGGCGCCGTACGCGCGCCCGGCGCGGGCGAGGTGGTGCTCGACGCCGGCGCGGCCCGCGCGGCCCACCTGTCCGTCGGGGACACCCTCACCCTGTTCGCGCCCGGGCGGACCGCCGCCTACCGCATTTCGGGGCTGGTCCCCGCCGACGCCTCGACCGGCCCGACCGCGTATCTCGCCGACTCCGCCGCAGATCCGCTCTCCGGCCACCCCGGCCGCGCGGACGCCATCGCCGTCTTCCCGAAGCCCGGCACCGGCACCGCCGCGCTCGCCGACCAGGCCCGCCTGGCGGTCGGCGGCCGCGCGAAGGTGCGCACCGGCGACGGCCGGGGCGCGGCCGAGCAGCCCGGACTCGCCGAGGGCAAGGAGGTGATGACCGCGATCGGCGGCTCCTTCGGAGGGATCGCCACGGCCACGGCCGTCTTCGTGGTCATGGGCACCGTCGCCCTCGCCGTCGGCCAGCGCGGCCGGGAGATCGCGCTGCTGCGCGCGATCGGCGCCACCCCGCGCCAGATCCGCCGGACCGTGGCGACCGAGGCGCTGCTCGTCGCCCCGGTCGCCGGCGCCGCCGGGATCCTGCCCGGCGTCGGACTGGCCCGCTGGTGGCTGCGGCAACTCGTCCACCGGGGCGCGGTGCCGCGCGGAGTGACGCTCGACGTCGGCTGGATTCCGATGGCGGCCGCGATCGGCGCCGGTCTGCTCGGGTCGCTCGTGGCCGGCCACCTCGCCGCGCGCCGCCCCTCCAGGGCCCGGCCCAGCCGGGCGTTGGGCGAGGCCGCGGTCGAACGCCGCAGGCCCGGCGTGGTCCGTACGGTGCTGGGCGTGGCCGCGGTCGTCGGCGGTTGCGTGGTGGCCGGCGTCGCCTCCCACCAGACCGGTGACGACGCCGCCTCGGTGGCGCTCGGCATCGTCTTCTGCCTGATGGCCGGGGTGGCCTTCCTCGGCCCCGTGGTGGCCTGGCTGGCCGCGGCGGTGCTGGGGATGCCGCTGCGCGCGTCCGGCTCGGTGCCGGGGATGCTCGCCGCCGCCAACACCCGGACCGCCGCCCGCCGGCTGGCCGCCGCGATCACCCCGATCGCGCTGGTCACCGCCTTCTGCGGCACCCTGCTGTGCATGCAGGGGTCGCTCACCCACGCCTCGTCGCGGCAGCTCCGCCAGGCGGTCGTCGCCGACCAGGTGGTCGGGTCCGGCGGTGCCGGACTGCCCGCCTCCGCCGCCGGCCGCGCCGCCGCGCTGCCCGGCGTGGACACCGCGGTCGGCGTGCTGCGCAGCGGCGCGCTCGTCCGGGAGGGCGGCGGGCTGGACTCGGCGAGCCTCGTCGGCGTCTCCGGCGACCCCGCGGCCCTGCCGAAGGTGCTGCAACTCGGCGTCGAGGAGGGTTCGTTGGCCGACCTCACCGGCGGGGGCCGCACGGTCGCGGTGGACACGCTGCTGGCGGGCACCGCCCACGTGAAGGTCGGCGGACGCCTCTCGCTCCGGCTCGGCGACGGCACCGCGGTCCGCCCGACGGTGGTCGCGATCTACGCACGCGGCCTGGGCGTCGGGCAGTTGCTCATGCCGCGGAGCGCGGTCGCGCCGTACGCGGCAACCGCGAACGACGCGCAGGTGCTCGTGCGCGACGCCCCGGGCGCCGACCCGGCCGCGGTCCGGCGGGAGTTGGCCGGCCTGGGGGTGCCGGGGAGCACCGTCACCGACCGGGCGGGCTACCGGGCGCAGGCGGACCGGGACCTCGAACTCAACGCGTGGTCCAACCAGGTGATGGCCGCCGTGCTCGGCGGGTTCGCGGCCGTCGCCGCCGCCAACACCCTCGTCATGACGGTCCTCGACCGCCGGCGCGAGGTCGCGCTGCTCCGGCTGGCGGGGACCACCCGGCGGCAGGTGCTCGGGATGATGCGCTGGGAGGCGCTGGTGGTCGCCGTGGCGGGGCTCGCCGTCGGCGCCGTGATCGCCTGGGTCACCCTGGTGCCCATCGCCCGCGGCCTCACCGGTGCGAGCCCGTACGTCCCGCCGCTCACCGGTGCGGGCATCGCCGGGGGTGCGGTGGCGCTGGCGCTGGCCGCGACGCTGCTGCCCGCGCGGCTGCTGGTGCGGCGCCCCGCCGCCCCGTAG
- a CDS encoding ABC transporter ATP-binding protein, with protein sequence MGAVAGTAPPAVELRGVRRTYGRGAAAVHALRGIDLALPRGTFTAVMGPSGSGKSTFLQCAAGLDRPSDGAVLLGGEDITGLSEDKLTRLRRSRIGFVFQSFNLLPSLTVQQNVLLPQRLAGRRPDRRWAAAMLGRVGLDGYGRRRPGQLSGGQQQRVAVARALVTGPEVVFADEPTGALDTGTAREVLALLRQAVDGGPDGTGPAATVVMVTHDPVAASYADRVLFLADGNLAGELVAPDPKTVADRMVALTARGGGGGVPGAEAGAGAAAPMGASGGSGASGPPGASGAGAPGAPGVPGGLAAGDGRGARGRVA encoded by the coding sequence GTGGGGGCCGTCGCCGGCACGGCGCCCCCCGCGGTGGAACTGCGCGGCGTGCGCCGCACCTACGGCCGGGGTGCCGCGGCGGTGCACGCGCTGCGCGGCATCGACCTGGCGCTGCCGCGGGGCACGTTCACCGCGGTGATGGGGCCCTCCGGCTCCGGCAAGAGCACCTTCCTCCAGTGCGCGGCGGGCCTGGACCGCCCCTCGGACGGCGCGGTGCTGCTCGGCGGCGAGGACATCACCGGGCTGAGCGAGGACAAGCTGACCCGGTTGCGCCGCAGCCGGATCGGCTTCGTCTTCCAGTCGTTCAACCTGCTGCCGTCGCTGACGGTCCAGCAGAACGTGCTGCTGCCCCAGCGACTGGCCGGGCGGCGCCCCGACCGGCGCTGGGCCGCCGCGATGCTCGGCCGGGTCGGCCTGGACGGCTACGGCAGGCGGCGCCCCGGCCAGCTCTCCGGCGGACAGCAGCAGCGTGTGGCGGTCGCCCGCGCGCTGGTCACCGGCCCGGAGGTGGTCTTCGCGGACGAGCCGACCGGCGCGCTCGACACGGGCACGGCCCGCGAGGTGCTGGCGCTGCTGCGGCAGGCGGTCGACGGCGGCCCGGACGGGACCGGTCCGGCCGCGACCGTGGTGATGGTGACCCATGACCCGGTCGCCGCGTCGTACGCCGACCGGGTGCTGTTCCTGGCGGACGGCAACCTGGCGGGGGAGCTGGTCGCTCCCGACCCGAAGACGGTGGCGGACCGGATGGTCGCGTTGACCGCGCGGGGCGGGGGAGGCGGGGTTCCGGGTGCCGAGGCGGGCGCGGGTGCCGCGGCGCCCATGGGTGCGTCCGGTGGGTCCGGTGCGTCCGGTCCGCCCGGTGCTTCCGGTGCCGGGGCTCCGGGTGCGCCGGGGGTTCCCGGCGGCCTCGCGGCGGGGGACGGCCGCGGCGCGCGGGGGAGGGTGGCGTGA